In a genomic window of Terriglobales bacterium:
- a CDS encoding tetraacyldisaccharide 4'-kinase: CGIARPQNFYLQLRTAGIEYVAEATYRDHHFYSEQDVRDLLALKERSGAGGFVTTEKDAINLGGRFGDLKPLAVVPVKMELEDAERCLDGLLQVVAARRGVPLTAQVSK; this comes from the coding sequence CTGCGGGATCGCCCGCCCGCAGAACTTCTATTTGCAACTGCGCACCGCCGGCATCGAGTACGTCGCCGAAGCCACCTACCGCGACCACCACTTCTACAGCGAGCAGGACGTGCGCGACCTTTTGGCGCTCAAAGAGCGCAGCGGGGCCGGCGGCTTCGTCACCACCGAGAAGGACGCCATCAACCTGGGCGGGCGCTTCGGCGATCTCAAGCCCCTGGCCGTGGTCCCCGTCAAGATGGAGTTGGAGGACGCGGAGCGCTGTCTCGACGGCCTGCTGCAGGTGGTGGCCGCGCGCCGCGGCGTCCCCCTGACTGCCCAGGTTTCGAAATGA